The genomic stretch GCGGACAATATCAGTGTTCAGTCAGAAGGGCGGTAGCGGTAAGTCGACGATCGGAATTCACGTCAGCGTCGAGGCGTCGAAATCGCAAAAGACGGCACTGATTGATGCAGACGGGCAGGGCACGGGGCAGGCGTGGGCGAGCGGCCGAGCGAAAGACGAGCCGGCAGTCGTCGCCGGCGCGCCGTCGAACATTCGCGACTTGCTCGCGTCGGCCGAGGCGGAAGGTTACGAGCTGGCGATCGTCGATTGCCCGCCACACATCAACGCAGGTGCGTCCGAGCTGGTGAGCGTCGCCGATCTCGTCGTCGTGCCGGTGCAGCCCACTTTCCCCGATATGGCGGCGCTGAATCGGGCCTTGTCGGTCATTTCGGCCGCCGGCCGGCCGTTC from Burkholderia sp. WP9 encodes the following:
- a CDS encoding ParA family protein, yielding MRTISVFSQKGGSGKSTIGIHVSVEASKSQKTALIDADGQGTGQAWASGRAKDEPAVVAGAPSNIRDLLASAEAEGYELAIVDCPPHINAGASELVSVADLVVVPVQPTFPDMAALNRALSVISAAGRPF